Genomic segment of Citrus sinensis cultivar Valencia sweet orange chromosome 7, DVS_A1.0, whole genome shotgun sequence:
cttaCTTATTTGCTATGATTTGGTCATATTGAGAGCCTCTGTCTCAATTAAAGCGAGTGAGTTATTTTACCATAGGCCTTACTATGAATCTTGCTCCTTTTACTTCTCTTTTCTAACAAAGTCTGTATaaagacaataaaatttgttttgcgcTGTTCTGTTTGTGGGTATATTTAATTTAGTCTTTCCAATTGCAGGATCCCTTGGATCTATGAGTTCACGTGGTTTATTGTATAATGAGAGTTCTCCTGGACCGTCAGATGTGGTCACATGGTGAGAACTtttgtttaactattttacattaatattacAATGATGATGCTTGTCAACTATTTTTGTGTGCTTGCACGCTGCCAACTTCTGCTGCTTCACATCCAAATCATCTATTGTCTTATTCCTCTAAGATAATGTACTTTTGCCAAATTACAAGTATGGACTTATCTTCTATGAACTACCTGCACCTTAATTTGCAGTTGTTTAAATTGGGTATCTTACGACTTGTCAGCAAAGATGTTGGCTTAATGATGAAACAGTGTTTAAACTTGTCTATTAATCTACTCTTGTTGCCATATATGTTTTTGTAATCTGATGATGGTATGTAAATGAATTGAATATATGTAGACCGATGTGTAGGTCTGATAGTGTTTGTGGTATATAAATGAATTGAATGTATGTAGACCAATGTGTAGGTCTGGTAGTGTTTCCACTCATGCATCTGCACCTCGTAAAAAGAACTTGTTCTTGCAACGTTTGTATGAGGAAGAGCAGGAGAGCTTCAGTATGATTAATGGTACCAGCAGTGGGAAGAGTGATTCTCAAAGAGAGATTCAGGATAAGGATATAGTTGAGTTTTTAGATAATCACGTTGAGTTTTGGACTGATTTCTCAAAAGTGCATTATCATCCACAGAGTTTATACGAATTAGGTGGATTATGGATGGACCCTCAAGAATTTGACAATTACGGAATTGGAAAGGATGCTTTCTCTGAAGGTTTCCGAGGAGAGGAAATATGTGAGAGGCTTCGCTTTTTTGTAGAAGAGTCTGACCATATTCAGGTATATTTTACTGGATACACATTTTACCTTCTATTGTGATTTCGTTATGGGAACTCTTGGGAGATTCAAGCACTTTTTATCCATTTATCGGTTTCACCCCAACACTGAATTCCATCAAAAACAGTTGTCTGCATGCTAAACTAAGGTCAAGATTGAAGATGTCTTTTTCAAGCTTCTTGAAGTTTAAAATGACATAGGTTCTCACTAGATACTTCTTTTCATTAGTTTTTGAATATTTGGCGATTTTGACAGGGGTTTCAATTTGTTGTTGACGACTCAGGAGGTTTTTCCGCTGTAGCTGCAGATCTTTTAGAGAATATTGCTGATGAGTATGCAAACACTCCAGTCTTGCTCTTCGCCGTCCGTAGTCCCAGTTCTCAGATGAACCTCAGAAGTCGGAAGCAGACAATCTTCAGGGAACTTCACGATACAGTTTCATTTTCAAGATTAGCTTCCTTCGGTAAATTGATTGTACCAGTTGGTTTACCCTTCTTGAATGAAAGTAAGATATTTTGTTCATCGACTGCAtttttaatatgatattttgGCTCCTCTGTGTCTGCctgtatattttatattgaaaGCATTTTCTGGAATTCTGGTTTGTTTTGACAATTTGGTTTCTCTGACTTTGTGAAATAGTTCACTTTTAATGATTGCGTTGCATGTGCAGAGTACCCTCTGTATGTTAGTCATTGTGTATTGCATGCAATACTCGTATATTCTTCTGCCATGTATTTTAATGTTTCAAACTTAATCATGATTATCTAGATTTTACATACTCGTGTTGAGCCATCAGTCACTCTTCAGTTCTCCACGTCGTTTGTtctgatttctcctttctGTGGATTAATCTTCTGCTCATGATTTTGAAGGTAAAGCTTCAACATTACTCTGCATTGAAAATGAGAAGCCTTACCATTGCAGTGCAGTTTATGCTGCTGCGCTACACTCTGCAACTCTTCCTTACCGAATGGAACCAGTGGGGCCCACTGCAGATTCGTTTGATGTTTTTGGTGCCGTGGATATTAACGGTTTTGTACAAATGTTAGCTGGGCAAGCTAGGCAGAATACAGTGGCTATTCTTGATGCTGCAATGCCGGCACCAGCGTTGAATGGTATTAGGACAGGCTTACATTTCATGCTATTACTTAGAGGTATTAAGTTTGGCTATTCATTTTGTATCTTGCTTTCCAGGGAAACAGCACGAACAATCTTTACTTGGGAATCTGCAGCCTCTGACACCGGAGGTATCTGAGGATGTGGAGGACTTGCAGGCTGTGGAATCTATGATTATTCATGGAGCTCTTCGGTCAGGTACTATTTAGAGTTGTCCATTTTTAGTGAATGATCCAATGCCTCAGTTTTATGGGGTTATGTTTAACACTGTGAGAGTACTGTATATCAAAGTGGgcagattataattttttcagaaTCGTGCTTTTCATGTCTTTTCTGCTGAAATAGTTGGCATTTTCAATGATTGAGCAGATTCTGGGATTTTATGTGTATTTGATGCTTTGCAAGAgaagtaaatttatttcaagttttaataCTGGTTATATTCTGCAGATGGTCAGCGTGCTTCAATTTCTGAAGTGAAAGAAACAGTTAATGCTATATATGGGCATGCAATAACAAGGCCGATGTTTTGCCATCTATCAGTTGCTCGATGTCCTCTTCCTATACCCTTGCCATATCCTTCAATGTTTGGGAATCTTGTCGGACAATATGGGGAGCTTTTGAACAGCCCATTTGTAGGTTCTTCCCCAAGGGGATCACTTGAGGTTCATTCTATACCCATGGCTGTCAGACTGCGTTCAAGCAGTGCTATTTTGccatttttagaaaatagatTGGGAAACCTTCGGAGATATGGATTGCAGAGAGGAGCCTTGGGAGCTGAGCTACTTAGAAATTGGGGATTTGCAGACGATGAATTGTATGACATGGGAGAGATGTTGTCAAAAATGGTTTCAACAATGAAGCCTCATTCCGAAATCTCCTCTGATTCGGATTGAGTCTCTAGTGGATGTTAAGCTAGTTCTCTCGAGCTCACCTGCATAACCCAACTCAAAGTCCCCAAAACCTTTGTTTCGAGAAATAAttgcttgtaaattttattctaacgTAGATGAAGTTTTGTATTTGACAAAAGAAAGTGTGTTATACGACTGACGAAGTGGTTTCGctttgaaacttgaaagtGATAACTTTGATGAATGAATGTTAAGGCTTATACATCTCTCTTGTTTTTCTGAAGCAGattggattattattattcttactATTCGTCTTAAATAATCAGCTGATACTTTGGTTTCAAATCTCCACACgaggaaaaaagaataataatgtCTTAGCTCCCTTCACATCAACGCTGTGATGGCAAAAGCAAAAAGCTTGTGCCTTGAGTTTTCATGGCTGCCCTACGAAGAAAGGTTAGGTGGGTGACTGAAACCCTACGGCATTAAATTGGAAATGAGGCgacctttgaaaaaaaaaattattaacactccataaaagaaaaagcaaatctatagttttttcgtttttttttaaattcacttATTGAGAAATAGTATATCATTCCACATTtttgtgtaaataaattattttttaataataatttacaaaaatggcCTAAATTTAGCTTAAATATGAGTATATcttaatgtatatatatgaaaatacgtttgtttttttatttttcactatCATAAAAACACACTCACCTACAGTACTATTCTGTTTGAAATTCtcatttacaattaaaaaatattgatagtTGAATATgtagaaaacaaagaaaagggataaatgaaaaaaaagaaaaagataaaaggatACATTATAAAGTAGGgaataaatatatttgacAGGGGTATGAATGAGAGAGAAtaataaagttatatttaaGTGTTTTACCATctacataaa
This window contains:
- the LOC102609519 gene encoding uncharacterized protein LOC102609519, with protein sequence MREIVTVQVGGFANFIGSHFWNFQDELLGLASDPNNDPVFRNQCLNMDVLYRTGETQQGVLTYTPRLLSVGFQGSLGSMSSRGLLYNESSPGPSDVVTWSGSVSTHASAPRKKNLFLQRLYEEEQESFSMINGTSSGKSDSQREIQDKDIVEFLDNHVEFWTDFSKVHYHPQSLYELGGLWMDPQEFDNYGIGKDAFSEGFRGEEICERLRFFVEESDHIQGFQFVVDDSGGFSAVAADLLENIADEYANTPVLLFAVRSPSSQMNLRSRKQTIFRELHDTVSFSRLASFGKLIVPVGLPFLNESKASTLLCIENEKPYHCSAVYAAALHSATLPYRMEPVGPTADSFDVFGAVDINGFVQMLAGQARQNTVAILDAAMPAPALNGKQHEQSLLGNLQPLTPEVSEDVEDLQAVESMIIHGALRSDGQRASISEVKETVNAIYGHAITRPMFCHLSVARCPLPIPLPYPSMFGNLVGQYGELLNSPFVGSSPRGSLEVHSIPMAVRLRSSSAILPFLENRLGNLRRYGLQRGALGAELLRNWGFADDELYDMGEMLSKMVSTMKPHSEISSDSD